Proteins encoded within one genomic window of Setaria italica strain Yugu1 chromosome IV, Setaria_italica_v2.0, whole genome shotgun sequence:
- the LOC101782953 gene encoding protein ODORANT1, which yields MGRQPCCDKVGVKKGPWTAEEDQKLVGFLLTHGHCCWRIVPKLAGLLRCGKSCRLRWTNYLRPDLKRGVLSDDEERLVIDLHGQLGNRWSKIAARLPGRTDNEIKNHWNTHIRKKLLRMGIDPVTHLPLQEAPAPPPQEQQEDQPPPAPPQQQQQQPPQPQEHHQPRNDSGLMLQDDDAGEEDLPMFQPHEVATAPPAPPTAAAAAVSNCGSVSSASAGSVSVVSPSCSSSASAPAASGVEATEWPEPMYLFGMDDGIIDAGSWDGLFPGGGMGVDPFDGYPGGGFDQDDDWL from the exons ATGGGGAGGCAGCCGTGCTGCGACAAGGTGGGCGTGAAGAAGGGCCCgtggacggcggaggaggaccagaagctcgtcggcttcctcctcaCCCACGGCCACTGCTGCTGGCGCATCGTCCCCAAGCTCGCCG GGCTGCTGCGGTGCGGGAAGAGCTGCAGGCTGCGGTGGACCAACTACCTGAGGCCCGACCTCAAGAGGGGCGTCCTCTCCGACGACGAGGAGCGGCTCGTCATCGACCTGCACGGGCAGCTCGGGAACAG GTGGTCCAAGATCGCGGCGCGGCTGCCGGGGAGGAcggacaacgagatcaagaaccACTGGAACACCCACATCCGGAAGAAGCTCCTCCGGATGGGGATCGACCCCGTCACGCACCTCCCGCTGCAGGAggcccccgctcctcctcctcaagaGCAGCAGGAAGAccagccaccgccggcgccgccgcagcagcagcagcagcagccaccgcaGCCGCAAGAACACCACCAGCCGCGGAACGACAGCGGGCTCATGCTGCAGGACGACGACGCGGGGGAGGAGGACCTGCCGATGTTCCAGCCGCACGAGGTCGCCACGGCGCCACCAGCACCgccgaccgcggcggcggcggcggtgagtaACTGCGGCtccgtctcctccgcctccgccggctcTGTGTCCGTGGTCTCGCCGTCCTGCTCGTCCTCGGCCTCGGCCCCGGCGGCGTCCGGCGTGGAGGCGACAGAGTGGCCGGAGCCCATGTACCTGTTCGGCATGGACGACGGCATCATAGACGCCGGCAGCTGGGACGGCCtcttccccggcggcggcatgggcgtCGACCCGTTCGACGGGTaccccggcggcggcttcgACCAAGACGACGACTGGCTGTGA